A stretch of Ischnura elegans chromosome 4, ioIscEleg1.1, whole genome shotgun sequence DNA encodes these proteins:
- the LOC124157699 gene encoding beta-1,4-mannosyl-glycoprotein 4-beta-N-acetylglucosaminyltransferase-like — MSFKFDFRLLLLCLLLLVQLLLVAFYLLLNAPPISYTTSEPERYQEYQPSIKFVSSKPQVRSKEDTKLYVNKRKYRLAQETTKDYFSLVNGTLCFTQGTDIPYMQRFNARREGGRCECHQGWHGKDCGQPEVIWRAFMASREKLTLQRRDKPRKIIHGFSVNLEVTLAEINLNELSHVVDLFIVCESNYTESGEPKPLYFYNRLRGGHLKEIQHKILYVSMNFKQERGKANFIEMREYLWRESKSLIEDLNGDDLYVSMAVDEIPNSRALLFFKLYDGWPEPIAFRLRWSVFGFFWQHPQRTAIVPGGCSIQLLEGVYGDNPFKMTEDARGYQEGGSELPSHYLVIGDLNHFGGWYCNWCLEPKDIVATLQQSSTTANSVIKWDNVGSKIDVPFVEDLIGSGLWLDGTTQLLRKSQSRDSYFAPEYVLNNTWTFDFLLVNFYSKLDY, encoded by the coding sequence ATgtcattcaaatttgattttagaCTACTTTTGTTATGCCTTCTTCTACTAGTTCAACTTTTACTAGTGGCCTTTTATCTCTTGCTAAATGCTCCACCCATCAGCTATACAACATCAGAACCCGAGAGATATCAGGAATATCAGCCTTCAATCAAATTTGTTTCATCTAAACCTCAAGTTCGGTCTAAAGAAGATACTAAACTCTAtgtcaataaaagaaaatacaggTTAGCTCAGGAAACAACAAAAGATTACTTCTCACTAGTGAATGGAACATTATGTTTCACTCAAGGGACAGATATTCCATACATGCAACGATTCAATGCAAGAAGAGAGGGAGGAAGATGTGAATGCCATCAAGGTTGGCATGGTAAAGACTGTGGCCAGCCAGAAGTTATTTGGCGGGCATTCATGGCATCGAGGGAAAAGCTAACTTTGCAACGAAGGGATAAACCAAGGAAAATAATTCATGGATTTTCAGTAAATTTAGAAGTAACACTAGCTGAAATTAACCTCAATGAACTCTCTCATGTGGTAGATCTTTTTATTGTGTGTGAGTCAAACTACACTGAAAGTGGTGAACCAAAGCCGCTTTACTTTTATAATCGCTTGCGGGGAGGACATCTCAAAGAGATACAGCACAAAATTCTGTATGTGTCAATGAATTTCAAGCAGGAAAGAGGGAAAGCCAATTTCATAGAAATGAGGGAGTATTTGTGGCGGGAAAGTAAATCACTCATTGAAGACTTGAATGGAGATGATCTGTATGTGTCAATGGCAGTTGATGAGATACCTAATTCAAgggctcttcttttttttaaactttatgatGGTTGGCCTGAGCCAATTGCATTCAGACTGCGTTGGTCTGTTTTTGGATTCTTCTGGCAGCATCCTCAAAGAACAGCCATCGTTCCAGGAGGTTGTTCCATACAATTACTTGAGGGTGTATACGGTGATAATCCATTTAAAATGACGGAAGATGCAAGAGGATATCAAGAGGGTGGAAGTGAACTCCCCAGCCACTATTTGGTCATAGGGGATTTGAATCATTTTGGTGGGTGGTATTGTAATTGGTGTTTAGAGCCTAAAGACATTGTTGCGACACTCCAGCAGTCCTCTACAACTGCTAATAGTGTCATCAAGTGGGATAATGTGGGGAGCAAAATTGATGTACCTTTTGTTGAAGATCTGATTGGCTCAGGATTATGGTTGGATGGAACAACTCAGTTGCTCCGTAAGAGTCAATCTCGAGATTCATACTTTGCTCCAGAATATGTGTTAAACAATACTTGGACCTTTGATTTTTTGCTAGTCAATTTCTACAGTAAATTGGATTATTAA